AGCATGTCGCGGGCGGCGTGCACGATCCGGTCGCCGTACTCGTCGGGCATGCCGAGGATCTCGCACATCACGGCCATCGGCAGATGGTCGGCGTACTGGCCGACGAGGTCGGCCTCGCCCGCCTCGCAGAACCGGTTGACGAGAATCTGGGTGTAGCGGGTGATGTGCCGGCGCAGGCTGCGGAAGTCGATGGTGGTCAGCGCGCCGGTGACCGCGCCGCGCAGCCGCAGGTGCTCGTCGCCCTCGGCGTGCGAGCAGATCGGCTGCCAGGCGATGTGCGGCATGAGGGGATGGTCGGGCTTGACCATGCCCTCCAGCAGCGGGCTCCAGATGCGGCTGTCCCGGGTGAACTGGGCGGGCGAGCGGACCATGTGGAGGTTCTCCGCGTGGCCGAGGACCACCCACATCGGGACGTCGTCGTGGAGCAGGACCGGGGCCACGGCGCCGTGCTCGGTGCGGAGTCTCTCGTACAGGGCGCCCAGGTCCTGTGCCTCGGGGCCGTAGAGCCGGTGCAGTCCGCCGGGGCCGAGGCTGTGGGCCGGGCAGCCGGGGGGCGGACTGACGCCGAGGTCGTCCGTGTCGGTCGTGGTGTGGGATTCAGGCGTCACAGCGCGTCGCTTTCGGAAACTGTGGAGGGGAAGCGTTGTCGGGGGAGATGGACCGCGGCGATGCGGGGCGGGTCAGGTGAGCTGGCCGGTCATGGCGAGGGAGTGCAGGAAGCGCATCAGGGTCATGAGCACCTCCTTGCTGGAGGCGCGGCGACGGGCGTCGCACTCGATGATCGGGATCTCCTCGGACAGATCGAGCGCCGTGCGCAGCTCCGCCAGGGGGTAACGGGGGCCGTCCGGGAAGGTGTTGACGGCGACCACGAAGGGCACGCCGCACTCCTCCAGCCGGCCCATGACGTCGAAACTGACCTCCAGCCGCCGGGTGTCGACCAGGACGACCGCGCCCAGCGCGCCCTCGAACAGCCCGTTCCACAGGAACCAGAAGCGTTCCTGACCGGGCGTGCCGAAGAGGTACAGCACCAGCTGCTCCGTGATGCTGATGCGGCCGAAGTCCATCGCCACGGTGGTGGCCGTCTTGGTGTCGGAGCCGTAGTCGTCGTCGACACCGACGCCGGCCTGCGTCATGGTCTCCTCGGTGGTCAGCGGTTTGATCTCGCTGACCGAGCCGACCATGGTGGTCTTGCCGACCCCGAAGCCGCCCACGATGACGATCTTCACCGCGGCCTGTGCCGTGTGCGGCAGGTGGTCCTCGGTGCGTGGGCCCGGGATGGTGTCAGAGTTTTTGAAGTCCATGCATCACCGCTTCGAGGATGGAACGGTCGGGGAGCGCCTGGCGGACGACGGGGGCGCGCGCCTGCACCAGTTCGGCCGTCAGCATCTCGGTGAGCAGCACGGTGATCACGCTGAACGGCAGACTGAGGTAGGCCGACAGCTCGGCCACGGAGAGCGGGGCGGCGCACAGCCGGAGCACCGCCGCCTGTTCCGGGCTGGTGGACGGCTTCGGCTCGGCGCGCGCCACGATGAGCGTCACCAGGTCGAGGTCCGCGCGGTCCCCGTCCGCCTCACCGATCACGAACAGGCGCTCGGGGTTGGAAGGTTTGCCGTCCTTGCCGTCCGTGCTCTCGTGGCCCGCGCCGGCCTCCCGGGGGACCGGCTGCGGCTGTGGTTGCGGTGGGGGCTCCGGCCTGGCGGAGCGCCGCTTGCGTTGCGGAGGAGTCATACGGCCTTCCCGTTGCGCCTCGGCGGACTGGTCAGGTGGGGACCGATCCGGTCGACCAGGTCGCGCATCTGGGCGCTCATCAGCCCCGGCTCGGCGACGATGTTGGAGAGCACCGCGAGATAGGCGTTGGGTCCCGCGGCCATCAGGTAGAAGTAGCCACCGTTGACCTCGATGAGGACCATGCGCATCTGGCCGTCGCTGGTCGGGATCTCGTCGGCCACGGCGCTCGCCAGGCTCTGGAGTCCGGCGCAGGCCGCGGCGACGCGGTCGGCGGTGTCCGGGTCGCCGCCGTGGCGGGCGATGCGCAGTCCGTCGGCGGAGAGCACCACGATCATCTGGATGCCGGGCACGCCCTTGGCGAGGTCCTGGAGCATCCAGTCGAAGTTCGCTCGGTACGCCATCAGTTGGAGTCCCTCTCGTCGTCGGCCTGGGCTGGGGCCGGCTCGGTGGTCGGCTGGGTGGACGAGGTCGGCTTCGGTCGTTTGAGCCCTTCCATGAACGCCTCGACCCACATCCCGGGCGGGGGCTGGTCCTTGTTCTCGGGCTTGGGCTCCGGGGCGCCCCAGACGGACCGGGGTTCACGTCCCTCCCGTTCGGCGGCCTCCTTCTCGGCGCGCTCCGCGGCGTACTGCTCGCGGATCCGCTGGCTGAGCGGCGTCTTCATCCGGCTGCGGCGCTGCGGCAGACCATTGGCGGTCCACTCGGTGACGACCGGGACGTCGTCCTCCATGGAGACCGAGGCGGGGATCTTCGGGCTGGTGGGACGGCGTCGCTTCGGCGGACGCTTGGGGCCCTCCAGCGCGTCGGGCGAGACGGTGGGCACGGAGGTGGCGCCGATGCCGTGGGCGAGTCCGACGCCGGGCTCGTCGGTCAGCATGTTGCTGGGCACGATGACCACGGCCCGGACCCCGCCGTACGCCGAGGACCGCAGGGCGACCTGCATGTTGTACGCCCGGCACAGCCGGCCGACGACGGCGAGGCCGAGGCGCGGGGCGTCACCGAGGTCCTGGAGGTCGACACCGGCCTTGGCGCGCTCCAGCATGCCCTCGATCCGCAGCCGGGCCTCCTCGCTGAAGCTGACGCCGGCGTCCTCGATCTCGATGGCGATGCCGGTCTGCACCCGGACGGCGGTGACGTGCACCTTGGTGCTCGGCGGCGAGTAGCGGGTGGCGTTGTCGAAGAGCTCGGCGCAGGCGTGGATGACGGGCTCGACGTAGATGCCCTTGACGCTGATGCGGCAGATGTTGTCCAGCTTGATGCGCCGGTACTCCAGGATGCGCGACATGGCGCCGCGCAGCGTGCTGTACAGCGACACCGGCAGGGGCCACTGGCGTCCGGGTCGGCCGCCGCCGAGGACGGAGATGGAGTCGGCGAGCCGGCCGATCAGCGCGTTGCCGTGGTCGATGCGCAACAGGTCGTCGAAGACCTCGGGGTTGCGGCCGTGGTCCTCCTCCATCTCCCGCAGTTCGTTGGCCTGCTGGTGGACGATCGCCTGCACGCGCCGGGCGATGGTGACGAAGGAGCTCGCGGCGGAGTCACGCAGGGCTTCCTCGTGGTCCACGATGCGCATCAGCTTCTTCAGCAGCTGGCGCTGCGGGTCCGGCATGTCCCGGAAGGCCGGGTCGACCAGGCTGAGCTGGCGGATCACCTCGACGGCGGTGACACCACCGGCCATGCGCCGCAGCGCGGTCGGCACGATCTCCTCGCCGAAGCGGGCCCAGGTCTCGTGGTGGTCGGCGATCCGCTGCTCCAGACCGGCGCTGTGCCGGCGGTGTTCGACCTGTGCGTCGCGCAGCGCGCGGCCGCGGCGCACCGCTTCGGCCGCGGTGGCGGTCACCAGGAGCGTGGCGACGGCGCCGCACACGCCGACCGCGATCCGGGCCGAGGGCGTCACCAGGGCGACGGCGGCTCCGGTCGCCGCGGCCATCAGTATCGCCGGGAGCAACAGCACGCGCGCGTAGGGAAGTTCACGGCGTGCGGGTGGAGATTGAACACTCACCATGTGGGCCCTCTGAAAGCAGTCGGCGGGGAGTCGGGGGAGCTTGTGGGGGTATGCGTCATGGGACTGTTGGGATCATCAGGATTTTTGGAACAAGCGCACGAATACACCGCAACTCGGTGCGCTGCGGGCGAGCTTAGTCCGACCGGATCATCGCCGTGTCATATTCAGCAACCGCCTGAAACGGCCCCCGCAACAGGAGTACGCTCAACCTCATTTACACGCACGGGTCACACTCGAACACCCTGCGTGACGGCGGGCGGGCATGCGAAAACGACTCACCGTGATGAGTGAATGACCGGTCGCTCAGGGACCGGCGGGGCGGCAACGCCCCTCAAGGTGCGGGGAACTGCGCGCCCAGCGACAGTCCACCCGCACCCGCCGAGAAACCCTCACCCCACCGACGAGTAGGCGACGACCCCCCGCAGCAGCCCCTCGACGGCCTTGCGCGAACTCTTCACGACCGTCGACCCCTCGGGCGCGGCCGCCGAGATCTGCCCCAGCACGTCGATGACCTGCTTGCACCACCGCACGAAGTCCCCCGCCGGCATCTCCGCCTCTCGCAGCACCTCGTCGAGCCCCTTGCCGGAGGCCCACATGTACGCGGCCCAGGCGAACCCGAGGTCGGGCTCCCGCTGCCCCACACCCTCGGTCTGGGTGATCCGGAACTCCTCCTCCAGCGCGTCCAGCCGCCCCCAGATGCGCACCATCTCACCGAGCGCGGCCTTGGCCTGGCCGGAGGGCAGCTTCGGCGCCATCGCGTCGTCGGAGACCCGCGCCTCGAACACCAACGCCGAAACGCACGCGGCGAGTTCCGCCGGAGACAGCCCCTCCCAGACGCCCTCGCGCAGACACTCGCTGGCGAGCAGGTCCAGTTCGCCGTACAGCCGGGCCAGGCGCTTGCCGTGCTCGGTGACCTCGTCACCGCGCAGATAGTCCAGCTCGGTCAGCAGCGCGACGATCCGGTCGAACGTCCGGGCGATCGTGTTCGTACGCCCTTCGATCCGCCGCTCCAGCTGCGAGGTGTCCCGCATCAGCCGGTGGTAGCGCTCGGCCCAACGGGCGTGGTCCTCCCGGTCGTTGCACCCGTGACACGGGTGCGCCCGGAGCGCGGCCCGCAGCCGCGCGATCTCCCGGTCGTCCGCGGCCTGCGACCGCCGCTTGCGCTGCCGCTCCGGCGGGATGTGCCCGGCCTTGCTGCGCAACGCCGACGCCAGGTCCCGCCGGGACTGCGGTGAGCGGGCATTGAAGGACTTCGGGATGCGCATCCGCTCCAGCGCCTCCACCGGCACCGGGAAGTCGATCGACGCCAGCCGCTTGACCTGCCGCTCCGCGGTCAGCACCAACGGCCGCGGTCCGTCGTGGTGTTCGAAGCCCCGGTGCCCGTTGGACCGTCCGGCCGGCAGCCCCGGATCGAGCACCAGCGCCAGCCCGGCGTACTTCCCGCTCGGCACGTGGATGACGTCACCGGGCCGCAGCTTCTCCAGCGCGACGGCCGCCTCCGCCCGTCGCTGCACGGCGCCCTGCCGCGCCAGCTCGGTCTCGCGGTCCTTCAGTTCGCGCCGCAGCCGCGCGTACTCCTCGAAGTCCCCGAGGTGGCAGGTCATCGACTCCTTGTAGCCGGCGAGCCCTTCCTCGTTGCGCTGCACCTGCCGGGAGATCCCGACGACCGACTTGTCGGCCTGGAACTGCGCGAACGAGGTCTCCAGCAGCTCCCGCGACCGGTGCCGCCCGAACTGCTCGACCAGATTGACCGCCATGTTGTACGACGGCTTGAAGCTGGACCGCAGCGGATACGTCCGCGTCCCCGCCAGTCCCGCCAGGGCCTCCGGGTTCATGCCGCGCTGCCACAGCACCACGGCGTGCCCCTCGATGTCGATGCCGCGCCGTCCCGCACGCCCCGTCAACTGGGTGTACTCGCCCGGGGTGATGTCGGCGTGCTGCTCGCCGTTCCACTTGACGAGCTTCTCCAGCACCACCGACCGCGCGGGCATGTTGATGCCCAGGGCCAGCGTCTCGGTGGCGAAGACGGCCTTCACCAGCCCGCGGACGAACAGCTCCTCGACGACCTCCTTGAAGGTCGGCAGCATGCCCGCGTGGTGGGCGGCGATGCCGCGCTCCAGGCCCTCCAGCCACTCGTAGTACCCGAGCACGTGCAGGTCCTCGGGCGGAATCGAGGCCGTGCGCTCCTCCACCAGCGCCCGGACCTGCTCCCGCGCCTCCTCGTCGTTCAGCCGCAGTCCGGCGTACAGGCACTGCTGGACGGCGGCCTCGCAGGCGGCCCGGCTGAAGATGAACGTGATCGCGGGCAGCAGACCTTCCGCGTCCAGCCGTTCTATGACCTCCGGCCGGCTCGGCGTCCACACCCGCGACCGCTGCCGCCGCTCCCGCTCCCGGTCGGCCTCGCGCATGGCGCGGCCCCGTCTGCGGTCCTGGTACGACGGCCGGCTGGCCTCCATGCGGGCCATGCGCGTGAGGTCGGGGTTCACGGCCTTCTTGTGGCCCTCGCCCTCCTCGAACAGGTCGTACATCCGGCGCCCGGCGAGCACGTGCTGGAACAGCGGCACCGGCCGGTGCTCGGAGACGATCACCTCGGTGTCGCCCCGGACGGTGTCGAGCCAGTCGCCGAACTCCTCGGCGTTGGACACGGTCGCGGACAGTGACACGAGGGTCACCGACTCGGGCAGGTGGATGATCACTTCCTCCCACACGGCGCCGCGGAAGCGGTCGGAGAGGTAGTGCACCTCGTCCATGACCACGTAGCCGAGGCCGAGGAGGGTCTGTGAGCCCGCGTAGAGCATGTTCCGCAGCACCTCGGTGGTCATCACGACCACCGGGGCGTCGGAATTGACGCTGTTGTCGCCGGTGAGCAGGCCGACCTTCCCACTGCCGTAGCGCCGGCAGAGGTCGTTGTACTTCTGGTTCGACAGCGCCTTGATGGGTGTCGTGTAGAAGCACTTCCGGCCCTGTTGCAGGGCGAGGTGAACCGCGAACTCGCCCACGATCGTCTTGCCGGAACCGGTGGGCGCGGCGACCAGCACCCCCTTGCCCGCTTCGAGCGCCTGGCAGGCCTCGATCTGGAAGGGGTCGAGGCCGAAGTCGTACATCTCGCGGAAGGACGCGAGCGCGGTGGCCTGCTCGGCGGCGCGCCGCCGCGCCGCCGCGTACCGCTCGGCCGGGGAGAGGTCCTCAGTCATCGTGCTTTCGAGCGTACCGGGCCGCACTGACAACAGGACGATCATTATCCGGATCCGATGCTTCGAATCCGGCGATAGCCGCAGCTCAGCGGCCCACGACCCGCACCGCCCGGGGCACGCAGCGCACGCTCGCCGGCAGCGGCCCCAGCGGCTCCCCGTCGGCGTAGGCGGTGACCCCGTCCGCCGCCAGCTCGACCCGCGCCGCCCGGTAGACGCTGACCTGCGGATGGTCGACGTGCCGGCCCCGGTACACCGTCGGGAACACCCGCAGCAGCGTCCTGCGGCTGCAGTCCCCCACCACCGTGACGTCGAACAGTCCGTCGCCGAGGTCCGCGCCCGGGCATATGCGCATGCCGCCGCCGTACGACGAGCCGTTCCCGACCGCCACGAGGGTCGCCTCGATCTCCCGGACCTCGCCGTCGTCGAGGGTGAGCCGGTACGGGAACGGGCGGAACGCGGCCAGTTCGGCGATCATCGCGAGGTCGTACTTGAGGCGGCCGGCCGGCAGCCGCATCCGGTTGCCCCGGTCGTTGACGCGCGAGTCGAAGCCGGAGGCGAGGACCGTGCCGAACCAGCGGTCCCCGACCCGGCCGAGGTCGATGTCCCGCACCCCCTCTCCCTTCAGACCCGCGGCGATCGTGCGGCCCGCCGCGGCCGGGTCGCGCACGGGCAGGCCGAGGGCGCGGGCGAAGTCGTTGCCGGTGCCGACGGCGACCAGGCCGAGCGGGGTGTCCGTACCGGCGACGGCCTGGAGGGCGAGGTGGGCGATGCCGTCGCCGCCGACGGCGACGAGCGCGCCGGTGCCGTCCGCGACGGCGGCACGCGCGCGTGCCAGTGCGTCACCGGCGTCCCGCCCGACGACCGTACGCACCGAGAAGCCGGCCTCCCGCAAAGCGGAAGCGGCCGGCTGCGCCGCGTGGGCGCCCCGGCCGCGGCCCGCGGTGGGGTTGACGAAGAGGGTGATCTCGCTGGTCACGCCAGAGACCCTACGAGGTGCCCGGCGATCTTCGGATCACGCCGTGATAACCGTTGGCTCAGGTCACGTCGTCGTACCCGTTGACCCGCTCCTTGCCCGACTGCTCGGGCAGGGCACGGCTCGCGCTGACGGTCTCCACCTCGCCGATGTCCTCCGGAGTCAGGTCCAGCTCCGAGGCCTCGTCGTCGGCGGGGCCCAGGGCCTCGCGGCGGCGCCGACGCCGGTCGTTGAGGAGGGAGACGACCACGGCGCCGAAGTACAGGATCCAGATGGGTCCGGCCAGCGCCAGCATGGTCAGCGGGTCGGTGCTGGGCGTGGCGATCGCCGCGAACACCGTGATACCCATGATCATCGCCCGCCACCAGCCGAGCATCCGCTTGCCGGAGATGGCGCCGGTGAAGTTGAGCATGACCAGCAGCAGCGGCAGCTCGAAGGAGAGGCCGAAGACGAGCACCATGCGGGTGACGAGGTCGAGCAGGTCGTCGAGCGGCAGCAGGTTGTCCACGCCGAACGGCGTGAACTCGATCAGCACGTTCGCGGTGGTGGGCAGCACCTTGTAGGCGAAGAAGGCGCCGCCGAGGAAGAGCGGGAAGCCGGTGCCGACGAAGGCGTAGGCGTACTTCTTCTCGTGCCGGTGCAGGCCGGGGGCGACGAAGGCCCACAGCTGGTAGAGCCAGACCGGCGAGGCCAGCACGACGCCGGCCATCAGGGACACCTTCAGCGCCAGCGTGAACGGCGCGAGCAGACCGTTGATGGTGATCTGGGCGCACGGCTCGGTGCTCTCGGCCGAGTCGGCCGACGCCCTGGCCAGTTCCTCGAACGACTGCGAGCAGCCGACCGAATCGAGGATCGGCTCGGTGAAGAAGTTGATGATGTCGTTGTAGAAGAAGGCGGCGACGACCGTGACGCCGACGATGGCCAGCAATGCCTTCGCGAGCCGGTTGCGGAGCTCACGCAGGTGCTCCGCGAGGGGCATCCGCCCCTCCGGATCCTTCTCCTTCTTGCGGGCAGGCTTCAGCAACCCACGTTCCCATCTCGTGCGGCAGGCCGGGGTCTCACCGGCCCTGCGTCAGCGCTTGGTCGTGTCCGTCGGTTCATTGACCGGGCGGGAGCTGGACACGTCGCCGGGCGCGGCCTGGATGATGCGCTGAGCCGGGGGCTGCTGCTCGTCGGTGTGCGGCGGGTCGGCCGGGGCGGACGACTTGTTGTCGTCCTTCATCGCCTTGGCCTCGCTCTTGAGAATGCGGGCGGACTTGCCGAGCGAGCGGGCCATGTCCGGAAGCTTCTTCGCGCCGAACAGCAGGATGATGACGACGAGGATGAGAATGATCTCGGGGGCTCCGAGCCTTCCGAACATAAGTCTTTACCTTCTCACCGAGGCGGGTGGCTGGGGTGCTGTCCGACTGGTCGGACAAGTGTCCGAACGGTCGCGCTGACAGCGATCGTAACGCTCGGGGGTGAACGTGAGGCAATCCCCGTGCGTACTCCCGGTCCACGGCCCGGGCCTCGTTTTCCGGGCCGCGATCAGCAGCGTACCTTCCGCCTGGGGGAAGTTGACAGGGCGAAGCGACCCAAAGGCACATCAAGCGCAGGAATCACAGAGCGGCAGAGGACGACTCACAGCGCGTCCACAGACCGCGCCGTGCTCACCGCCGCCCGTTCCAGATCCTCCGCGGCCCGGCTGATACGGCGCGCGGACTCCGACACCTGCCTGCCGAGGCGCTGGGCCTCCACGAACACCCGGACGGCGAGCACGCCGAGAACGGCGATTCCCAGAAAACCCACGGCTACCGCGAACATCGGCCAGAACATGCCCCTGAGCCTAGGGCCTGGGGTGCGTCCCCTGTGCACAGGGTGAGACAGCCTGGAGCACACCCGCGCCGCGGGATCCCGGCCCGCCCCACGCGGCAGCGCGACGCCCCGCCACACGGGTAGCCGCGCCCCAGCTCCTACAGAGTCGAGTGCAGCCGCAGGGTCCGGACCCCGCCCCCGGTGAGCAGCTCGACGATCCGCTCCCCCGCCGGCTTGCGGACGGACACGCCGCACTCGGGGCAGGTGAAGGAGTAGAACGTCGTACGGCTCGTGGCGCCGATGGCCAGGCGCAGGGCGCTCGCGGCGAGCTCGAAGCGGCCCCGGCAGTCCGGGCAGCCGGCCCGGAACACCACGGGCGTCACGCCCGTCATCCCCGCGAACGCGGACGCCACCGTCATCTCCCGCACCCCGGACGCCGACTCGCTCACAGTGTCTGCTCCTGCCTGTCGTGTCCGTCGGGGCCCGGGACGACCGTCCCGGTCACCTCCGCCTCGATCCCGTCGTACGCCGCCAGCGCCTCGCGGGCCGCCTGCCGGGCGCTGTCCGCCAGCTCGCGCGGGGCGACGATCCGCCCGTCGCGGCCGAGGCGCAGGGCGAGGCGGCGCAGCGACGCCGGGTCGGGTGTGCGCAGGGTGATGCGCAGCCCGCCGTCCGGAAGCTCTTCCGCACTGTCGTGCGGGTAGTATTCGGCGACCCAGCGACCGCCGGGACCGACCTCGACGACGACCTCCGGGTCCTCGGCCGCGGGCTGCACCAGCCCTTCGGACAGGTCCCGCAGCTCGATCTCGGGCGGGGCGGACGGCTCGTCGAGGACCTTGATCTCGGCGACCCGGTCGAGCCGGAAGGTGCGGCGCGCCTCGGAGCGGCGGCACCAGGCCTCGACGTAGGTGTGCCCGACGCTGACCAGGCGGATCGGGTCGACCTCGCGTTCGGTGACCTCGTCGCGGGCCGGTGAGTAGTAGCGGATCCACAGCCGGCGGCGTTCCGAGATCGCCCGGTCGACGTCGGCGAAGACGCCGCCCTCGGACTCGAAGGTCACCGACAGCCGGGAGCTGGCGCCGGCCGCCTCGCCGGCCGCGGCCTCCACCTTGGCGGTGGCGCGCAGCAACGCCTGCCGGTCGCTTTCGCGCAGCCCGGGCAGGGTGGACACGGCCCGCGCGGCGACCAGCAGGGCGGTCGCCTCGTCGGCGGCGAGGCGCAGCGGCTCGGCCGCCTCCGCCCCCAGGGCGGCGGGGTTGTGCCACCAGATGCGCTCGCCGTCGGTGTCGATGTCGAGCAGGTCGCCGCCGCGGAAGCTGGTGCCGCACATCGGCAGCACGTCGAGGTCGGAGACCAGCTCGTCCTCCGTGATGCCGAACGCGCGGGCGACGTCCTCCACCCGGGCGCCGGGGCGCTCCCTGAGATACGTCACCAGGGAGAGCATCCGCCGGGTCTGGTCGATGGCGTTCGCGGGCCTTGTCGGTTTGCCGGCCACTGTCTTCTTCCGCTCCCCCTCAGCCCTTGGCCACGGCACGCAGCCGGTCCACCACGTCGGCCCGCAGCTCCGCGGGCTCCAGGACCACCACGTCCGGCCCGAACTCCACCAGCCAGGCGTCCAGCCCGTGGCCGTACGGAATCTCCAACTCGTCCCAGCCGCCGCCGAGTTCCCGGACGGCGGTGGCCTTCGCCCGCAGGGGGTACCCGGCGCCGGAGCGCAGCCGGATCCGCGCGCTGCGGTCGGCGGTCTCCCCGGCCCACCCGGCGACGGTCTCCCGCACGGTGACCACGTCGGGGACGGGCGCGGTGTACCGGCCGCTGCGGCTGCGCACCCTGCCGGTGATCCGGGACAGCCGGAAGACGCGCTCGGCGCGGCGGTCGCGGTCCCAGCCGGCGAGGTACCAGTGGCCGCGCCAGCACTCCAGCGCCCACGGCTCCACCTGTCGGGTCTCGGGCTGGGCGGCGTTGGCCTTGCGGTACTCGAAGGCGACCGGGCGGCGGTCGCGGCAGGCCAGCATCAGCGGCTCGAAGGCGGCCTCGTGCACCGGAATACGCGGCTCCAGGGCGCCGTGGGCCTCGTAGGGGTCGACGTCCTCGGGGAGGCCGGCGGCCCGCAGCTTCTGCAGGGCGCCGCTGGCCGCGCCGGCGAGCCGGGCCTGCTGCCAGACCTTCGCCGCCAGGCCCAGGGCCGCGGCCTCCTCGGCGTCCAGGGTGATGGGCGGGAGACGGTTGCTGTCGCGGCGGGCGAGGTAGCCGACCTCACCGTCGAGGTTCTCCACGGTCTCGATGACCAGCCCGAGCTCGCGCAGGTCGTCCTTGTCCCGCTCGAACATCCGGTTGAAGGAGTCGTCGCTGCCCGCTTCGAGATAGGCCTCGATGGATTCTCGAAGCTCGCGCTTGCTGAGCGGACGGCGCGTTCCCAGCAGACACAGCGCCAGGTTCATCAGCCGCTCGGCCTTGGCAATGGCCATCGACGCCCTTCGCCTCCCTTTGGTGCTCCCGACCGATGACCGTACCGCTCCGCGGGGCCGTGGCAAAAGCCGAGGGCCCACGCCCGAACAGGCATGGGCCCCA
This region of Streptomyces chromofuscus genomic DNA includes:
- a CDS encoding DUF742 domain-containing protein; its protein translation is MTPPQRKRRSARPEPPPQPQPQPVPREAGAGHESTDGKDGKPSNPERLFVIGEADGDRADLDLVTLIVARAEPKPSTSPEQAAVLRLCAAPLSVAELSAYLSLPFSVITVLLTEMLTAELVQARAPVVRQALPDRSILEAVMHGLQKL
- a CDS encoding sensor histidine kinase; translation: MVSVQSPPARRELPYARVLLLPAILMAAATGAAVALVTPSARIAVGVCGAVATLLVTATAAEAVRRGRALRDAQVEHRRHSAGLEQRIADHHETWARFGEEIVPTALRRMAGGVTAVEVIRQLSLVDPAFRDMPDPQRQLLKKLMRIVDHEEALRDSAASSFVTIARRVQAIVHQQANELREMEEDHGRNPEVFDDLLRIDHGNALIGRLADSISVLGGGRPGRQWPLPVSLYSTLRGAMSRILEYRRIKLDNICRISVKGIYVEPVIHACAELFDNATRYSPPSTKVHVTAVRVQTGIAIEIEDAGVSFSEEARLRIEGMLERAKAGVDLQDLGDAPRLGLAVVGRLCRAYNMQVALRSSAYGGVRAVVIVPSNMLTDEPGVGLAHGIGATSVPTVSPDALEGPKRPPKRRRPTSPKIPASVSMEDDVPVVTEWTANGLPQRRSRMKTPLSQRIREQYAAERAEKEAAEREGREPRSVWGAPEPKPENKDQPPPGMWVEAFMEGLKRPKPTSSTQPTTEPAPAQADDERDSN
- a CDS encoding diacylglycerol kinase, producing the protein MTSEITLFVNPTAGRGRGAHAAQPAASALREAGFSVRTVVGRDAGDALARARAAVADGTGALVAVGGDGIAHLALQAVAGTDTPLGLVAVGTGNDFARALGLPVRDPAAAGRTIAAGLKGEGVRDIDLGRVGDRWFGTVLASGFDSRVNDRGNRMRLPAGRLKYDLAMIAELAAFRPFPYRLTLDDGEVREIEATLVAVGNGSSYGGGMRICPGADLGDGLFDVTVVGDCSRRTLLRVFPTVYRGRHVDHPQVSVYRAARVELAADGVTAYADGEPLGPLPASVRCVPRAVRVVGR
- the tatC gene encoding twin-arginine translocase subunit TatC, with the translated sequence MLKPARKKEKDPEGRMPLAEHLRELRNRLAKALLAIVGVTVVAAFFYNDIINFFTEPILDSVGCSQSFEELARASADSAESTEPCAQITINGLLAPFTLALKVSLMAGVVLASPVWLYQLWAFVAPGLHRHEKKYAYAFVGTGFPLFLGGAFFAYKVLPTTANVLIEFTPFGVDNLLPLDDLLDLVTRMVLVFGLSFELPLLLVMLNFTGAISGKRMLGWWRAMIMGITVFAAIATPSTDPLTMLALAGPIWILYFGAVVVSLLNDRRRRRREALGPADDEASELDLTPEDIGEVETVSASRALPEQSGKERVNGYDDVT
- a CDS encoding DEAD/DEAH box helicase, which gives rise to MIVLLSVRPGTLESTMTEDLSPAERYAAARRRAAEQATALASFREMYDFGLDPFQIEACQALEAGKGVLVAAPTGSGKTIVGEFAVHLALQQGRKCFYTTPIKALSNQKYNDLCRRYGSGKVGLLTGDNSVNSDAPVVVMTTEVLRNMLYAGSQTLLGLGYVVMDEVHYLSDRFRGAVWEEVIIHLPESVTLVSLSATVSNAEEFGDWLDTVRGDTEVIVSEHRPVPLFQHVLAGRRMYDLFEEGEGHKKAVNPDLTRMARMEASRPSYQDRRRGRAMREADRERERRQRSRVWTPSRPEVIERLDAEGLLPAITFIFSRAACEAAVQQCLYAGLRLNDEEAREQVRALVEERTASIPPEDLHVLGYYEWLEGLERGIAAHHAGMLPTFKEVVEELFVRGLVKAVFATETLALGINMPARSVVLEKLVKWNGEQHADITPGEYTQLTGRAGRRGIDIEGHAVVLWQRGMNPEALAGLAGTRTYPLRSSFKPSYNMAVNLVEQFGRHRSRELLETSFAQFQADKSVVGISRQVQRNEEGLAGYKESMTCHLGDFEEYARLRRELKDRETELARQGAVQRRAEAAVALEKLRPGDVIHVPSGKYAGLALVLDPGLPAGRSNGHRGFEHHDGPRPLVLTAERQVKRLASIDFPVPVEALERMRIPKSFNARSPQSRRDLASALRSKAGHIPPERQRKRRSQAADDREIARLRAALRAHPCHGCNDREDHARWAERYHRLMRDTSQLERRIEGRTNTIARTFDRIVALLTELDYLRGDEVTEHGKRLARLYGELDLLASECLREGVWEGLSPAELAACVSALVFEARVSDDAMAPKLPSGQAKAALGEMVRIWGRLDALEEEFRITQTEGVGQREPDLGFAWAAYMWASGKGLDEVLREAEMPAGDFVRWCKQVIDVLGQISAAAPEGSTVVKSSRKAVEGLLRGVVAYSSVG
- the tatA gene encoding Sec-independent protein translocase subunit TatA; protein product: MFGRLGAPEIILILVVIILLFGAKKLPDMARSLGKSARILKSEAKAMKDDNKSSAPADPPHTDEQQPPAQRIIQAAPGDVSSSRPVNEPTDTTKR
- a CDS encoding helix-turn-helix transcriptional regulator; this translates as MAGKPTRPANAIDQTRRMLSLVTYLRERPGARVEDVARAFGITEDELVSDLDVLPMCGTSFRGGDLLDIDTDGERIWWHNPAALGAEAAEPLRLAADEATALLVAARAVSTLPGLRESDRQALLRATAKVEAAAGEAAGASSRLSVTFESEGGVFADVDRAISERRRLWIRYYSPARDEVTEREVDPIRLVSVGHTYVEAWCRRSEARRTFRLDRVAEIKVLDEPSAPPEIELRDLSEGLVQPAAEDPEVVVEVGPGGRWVAEYYPHDSAEELPDGGLRITLRTPDPASLRRLALRLGRDGRIVAPRELADSARQAAREALAAYDGIEAEVTGTVVPGPDGHDRQEQTL
- a CDS encoding roadblock/LC7 domain-containing protein translates to MMAYRANFDWMLQDLAKGVPGIQMIVVLSADGLRIARHGGDPDTADRVAAACAGLQSLASAVADEIPTSDGQMRMVLIEVNGGYFYLMAAGPNAYLAVLSNIVAEPGLMSAQMRDLVDRIGPHLTSPPRRNGKAV
- a CDS encoding GTP-binding protein; the protein is MDFKNSDTIPGPRTEDHLPHTAQAAVKIVIVGGFGVGKTTMVGSVSEIKPLTTEETMTQAGVGVDDDYGSDTKTATTVAMDFGRISITEQLVLYLFGTPGQERFWFLWNGLFEGALGAVVLVDTRRLEVSFDVMGRLEECGVPFVVAVNTFPDGPRYPLAELRTALDLSEEIPIIECDARRRASSKEVLMTLMRFLHSLAMTGQLT